The following DNA comes from Winogradskyella sp. PG-2.
CCAACTTTGGTTAAAGGTTCTATAATACTCGCATTATTAATAAAGTAGACAGCTTCATTAGTAATTAAATCTTTTAATACTTCAATTTTTTGAATCAATTTATCGTCAGACAAATCAACTTTTATAAAATGAAATCGCTCGGACGAATACTGTTTCTGGTCTTCACTTAACTGTCTGGACAATGAAATAACAAAGCAGTCTTCATAGTTCATTAAAACATCCACAAATGCTTTACCTAAACCTCTACTAGTTCCTGTTATTACGATTGTTTTTTTCATTATTTATGCCTTTGAAACATTTACCTTGTTAATTTTTCCATGCATTATTACATCTAAATAAGAATCATTAAATAGACAATGCTCTTTCAAAACTGCTTCTCTTACGAATCCTGCATTTTCAATGATTTCATATAAATGTGGTCTTAGATCAAAAGCGTATGTAACCAGTTTATGCAACTGTAGTTCTTTAAAAGCAACCTCTTCAATAAGTTTTAAAAAAATAGTCCAATGCTTAGAGAAATAGTCTTGTTCTAATATGGTATTCATTATAAATGAAATTTCTGCGTGCTTGTCGACCCAATTAATATGAACCAAACCGCCATAACCAATACATGCATCATTTTCCATGTAAGAAAATAAGATTTGACTAGGACTTTCCTTACTGAATAGCTCACTAACAACTGATTTAAAATATACCTCTTGATTTTCTCTTGTCAAAGGCTTATCTTGTCTTAAATGATAAATCTGTTCATTTCTCCATTTTAATATATCCATACGATCCTCATAACGAATAGGAACTATAGAGAACTCATCGTTGGAGAATACCTGGTTATGTAATACTTTATATGAATTCATTCTCACTTAGTTTAATCTTTTAAATCCTGAATGGCATACTGGACCATCCAACAAATCATATATATTTAAAGTTTCAGATTCACATTTAGAAATTGTTGCATAAATAGAATCTAAAGCATTGAAATAGCTGTCGATATGCTCGTCATTATGTGCCGTACATGCATAAAAATGTGTGCTAGCTAAGAATCCTCTTTTCAACATTTCTTGTGTTATATAGGTTTTGTATGCTAATGCATTATTACTATTAAAACCATAAGTTGTCATTGCCGAAATCCCAGAAATTGTTATATCTAGATTATGCGTTTCAGCTAGACTTGACCAACCATTCTGAATTTTATTTCCTGTTTCCGTAATTATCTCCCAAGACTTTATACGTTGCATTTCCTTTAGTGTGGCTACTGCAGCACTAGGCCCTATTCTTTCCGTCCAAAACGTACTACTAATAAAAGTAGTTTGAGCAGCTTCCATAACCGATTTACGTCCTACAACTGCTGTAAGTGCATATCCATTTCCAATAGTCTTGCCCATCATTATCATGTCTGGATTTACCTTAAATTTTTGGTAAATACCACCAAATGTTTCTCTAAAACCAGAAGAACACTCATCGAAAATGAGGACTATATTTTTCTGTGTTGCTAGGTCTCTTACTTTCTGCAAAAAGTTATTTTCAGGACCAAAATTTCGCATCACTTCCATTTTAATCACGCCAATATCATTGTTTTCAACAATCTCTAAAAGCTCCTCATAATTATTATAATGGAATGGAAAAACTGAATTTTTCAAATTTCTAGGAACGCCTTTTGGACTTAATCCAGGGATTAAATGTGCAGACAGATCATCACCACCATTATGGTTTGCAGATAAATACCAATCATGCCATCCATGATAACCACAAATAGCTACATTATCTTTACCAGAAGCCGCTCTCGCTATTCTAATAGCGATAGAATTTGCTTCTCCTCCTGTTCTGGCAAATCTCACCATATCTGCCCAAGGATTCATTTCTACTAACTGCTCAGCTAATTGAACTTCCTCAGGGCAATTTAATGTACTCATGTTCCCTCTTTTAACAGTTTCTATAACTGCAGCATCTACTTCATCATTACCATATCCAAGTGTATTAGTGCCTATACCCATAATAGACATGTCTATCAATTCTTTGCCATCTAAATCCCATACTTTGCATCCTTTTGATTTTGAAAAATAGGATGGCCAATGTTCTGGTAAAAACATTTCTGGTCGCTTTGACAGCAACATAGTGCCTCCTGGAATCAATGTTTTAGCTTTTCTATATAAGTCTTGCCCCTTACCCATTTATGTCTTTTTTTAATGACTTTATAAGTCCTTCATTTCTAATAATTTGATCATTCATTTTGGTCAAATTATGCGCTTCTATATAATCTGTATATTCTAACCAAGTTTTTTCGGTACCTAGCTCAAGAATTAGATGCTCTATCAGATCAAAATCTCTTGATTCATCTACTGTCATTCTTATATGAGAAAAGTCTTGTTTACAATCGTAATTAATACTCCTAAAAATGTTGCCACCTCTTACATCACTATTATTTATGATATATGGTGTAACATGTTCTAATTCTGAAACTAAAGTTGCATTTTTCCAAGCTTTCTCTAAAGCCAAAAATTTGAATACCTCAACATCTTGTCCATCAGGAAAATGTTCTATTAAACCATTTGACACATAGTCATAGTTATGGTTTTGGGCGAACTCTATTACCTCGTCAAGTAATTGAGGATCAAGCAATGGACAATCAGATGTTACTCTTACTATCCAATCTGCATTTTCGTCCTTTACAGCGTGATAAAAGCGATCCAACACATTTTCTTCCGAACCTCTGAAGCTTTTATAATCCCATTCTATAGCATTATTATAAATGATAGCGTCTTTATCATTAGTAGTTGTGGCTACTACAATCTCATCTATTCTTACAGACTTGGAAATTCTATCTAAATGTATTTGCAATAAGGATTTACCATTAACTTCCTTGAGTACTTTGCCAGGTAGCCTAGTACTGCCTGTCCGCGCTTGGGTCACTAATATTGTTCTTAATTCCATAGCGAAGGGTTTAATAAATTAATATCAGAAACCTTTATATTGTTAATCTCTTGTACAATATCTTGGCCAATTGTTGGGTTTAATACCGAGATATTATTTACAAGTTGTTCTCTTGAGTCTACACCTATAAGTACATTATCTATTGATTTTTGATGAATACAATAATTCAAAGCTAACTCTGCTACTGAAGATTTTCTATTCTTAGTAATATTAGATAATTGCATTAATTCGGTTTTAAGTCGTCTAACAGTTTGATGATCTGAATTTACATCCTTAAAAAATAAGCCTTGTAAAAGTGCTGATCTTGTGTGTATAATTTTTCCTTTGGCTTTGGCTTTGGCTATGATATCACCTCTTAAATTTGAATTATCAAAAAGATTGAAAGGCAATTGAATGATATCTACCTGCTCATTTATTATGACTTCTTCTATCTCTTCATTATTATAAACCGACACTCCAACATATTTTATTTTCCCACTCGCTTTTAATTGTATTAGACTATTAAAGTTGTTAATATTCTCTTTGTAACTAGAGAAACTATGAAATAGCAAAGCGTGTAATTGACGGACCTTTAAATCATTGAGATAGCGATCTACCTTATCTTTAATTTCAGTATCAAATTGATGTGGCAATTTTGTAATGATTTGAAATAATTTAGTTGGATTTTTTTTATGAAAAGATCCTATAACCTCATGTGCATTTCCATAGGCTTCTGCAGAATCTAACATGGTAATACCGTTGTCATAAGCATGATCAAAAATTGCATGGCTATCTTCTAAAGACACCTTACCTATAGTGTTATTAATACCATAAGCTAAGCCCATTTGAACGGTTCCCAAAATCAATTTATTATTTAAAGTCTTCGACATCTAGTGACATATTTAATGAGTTACAAAGTTTATTGTTATAAACACCTATATCCCTCGTTACTCCATCTATTTTAAATCCTATATTTTTGTATAGCTCTACAGCTTTATTATTATCCTCTATTACTCCTAGTTTGACCTTAGATAATTTAATTTCATTAAAACAATAATCTAAAATTCTTAGTGTTGCCTCTTTGCCATATCCTTTTCCCCAATTTGTTTTGTCTCCCATTAATATCCCATAGTCACCAAAATTGGTTTTATAGTCTATAGGATCAATTTTTATATTGCCTATATGTTTTTTTGTGCTTTTTAAATGAATAGCCCAAAAAAATATCTCGTTTTTATATTGCTCTTCAACATATGCCTTTAATAATTCTAGTGTATAATTTCCTCTTGTTTCTATATACATATTGACTTCGGGATCGTTTATCCAACTCACATATTCATTAGAAATATGCTCATTAGAAACCCTTTTAAAAGTCAAACGTTCAGATTCAAGATCAATATTATTCATTATAAAACATGTTTATTTTTTCAATAACATATGCCTGTTCTTCACCTGTTAATGTGGGATACATTGGTAAACTGATACAATGCTTATAATAATTTTCAGCATTAGGAAAATCACCTTGTTTCCATCCGAATTTTTGATAATACGGCATTAAATGGCATGGTATATAATGAATCTGAGCATAGATATTATTTCGCCTTAAATATTCATATAAACCTAATCGATCTTCTACTTCAATAACATAAAGATGATAGGCATGCCCATCAACAACATCAGACTGTCCTTTTATAAACTGCTTATTTTTAAAAGCATTAAAATATTTTGATGCTATTTCTCTTCTTTTAGAAACGCCCTCATTAGCTCTACTAAGTTGACTCAACCCTAAAGCTGCTTGAAAATCTGTTATGCGATAATTATATCCAAGGTTTTGCATTTCCATATACCAACCAGGATATTCATCTATACCGCCTGCTAGCTCTATAGAATTTTGATATGCATTATTATCTTTAACAATACCATGAGTTCTAAACTGCTTTAGTTTTTCGTAAAGTTGTTTATCGTTTGTAGTAATCATACCTCCCTCACCAGAAGCAATATGTTTTACAGGATGAAAAGAAAAAATTGATAAATCCGCATAGCTTCCGTTTCCACACTTTACTACATTATTTTGATTATTTTTAAAGTAACCACCAGGCGCATGACATGCGTCTTCGATAATCCATAGATTATACTCATCTGCTAAAACTCTAAACTCTTCTAAGTTATGAGCTCTACCAGCAAAATCAACTGGTATTATACCCTTATAAGTACCTATTGGAGATTGTTCTAATAATTGTCTTACCTTATGTATATCCAACAAGTACGTTTCTGGATCTATATCGGAAAAAACAACCTCTCCACCACAATAGCGAACACAATTTGCTGAAGCAGCAAATGTTATTGGCGTAGTAATAACTTTATCCCCTTCTTTCACATCTAAAGCCATTGTACATAGATGTAAAGCTGCTGTTCCATTGGCCAAAGCAACCGCATACTTGCAACCAACATAATTTGCAAAAGCCTCTTCAAATTCTGCTATTTTTGGTCCCTGGGTTAAATAGTCTGAAGTCAGTGTTTTTAATACTTCCTGTATATCCTCATCGGTTATATGTTGTCTTCCGTACGGTATCGCTTTCATTACTCAACTTTAAAATTTGAATCAACATGTTTTTTAATCAAAGTACGTAGAGATTCTACTGATTCCCATTCTGTATTCTTTCCTGAGTTATAAGCAAAGCCCTCAGGTACTAATTTTGCTTTAAAATTTGATATAAATTCATCCTTTTTCCACATTGGTGTTTGAGGCAAAATCACATAGTATTTACCAAGATCATAGGTAAAAAAAGCATCAGATGACGTAATCATTTCTTCATGAATTTTTTCACCAGGTCTAATACCAACAACTTTATGTTCGCAATTTGGTCCAATAGCATCAGCAACATCTGTAATCTTATATGATGGTATTTTAGGAATAAATATCTCCCCTCCCCAAGCAGATTTCATAGCGTGCATAACCATATCAACCCCACCCTGTAGTGAAATATTAAATCTGGTCATAGACTTTTCTGTAATTGGTAATATGCCTTCCTTCCTTTTCTTTAAGAAAAATGGTATAACCGATCCATTAGAACCCATTACATTGCCATATCTAACAACAGAAAATTTTATATTGTGTTTACCCCTTATGTTATTTGCTGCAACAAATAATTTGTCTGAAGTAAGCTTTGTTGCACCATAAAGATTTATTGGTGCACATGCTTTATCAGTTGATAATGCAACTACATTTTGTACATTGGTTTGTAATGCGGCTTGTATAACATTTTCTGCTCCACCGACATTGGTTTTTACACATTCATCAGGGTTATATTCTGCAATATGAACATGTTTCATAGCTGCAGCGTGTATAACATAATCTACATCTCTAAATGCCCTTACAAGTCTTTCTCGATCTCTAACATCTCCAATAAAGAATCTTATCTGAGGAAATTTTGAAACTGGGTAGTCTTGTTCCATTAAATATTGTTTCTGCTCATCTCTCGAAAAGATGACTAGCTTTCTAACGCCAGGCCAATTCTGCAAGATATGCGCCGTAAGTGCTTTACCCAAAGAGCCTGTTCCACCCGTAATCAAAATTGATTTATTTTCTAACATATAATGTTACTAGTTTATTTTTAATAAGGCAAAACCTTAATTAATTTCATTATTACGATTATAACTTTAGAATAAAAATTGAATAGCAGATACGAGGTATCTAAACCTATTTCCTTTTTCTATATTTCTTTTCAATTTATAAAACACTATTAATAGTAATATGAATGCTAATAAGTAAAATCCTATCATTTCGAAGCTGCCATAACTCCTCGATAGAAAAATAAACACTGAGGCTAAGATTAAGTTTAAAGAGCCTAAAAATAAGCTAGCTTTAAAATGACTTAAACCTGAATTTATTAGTACATGATGAATGTGATTATTATCTGCCTTAAAAGGACTATTCTTGTTTATTAGACGTATACTGATAACCCTTATGATATCAAATAGAGGGATAAAAAAGATTGCAGCAATTATTATAAGTTTATTACTCGGTATAAAAGAAAATTCTTGAAATAGTTTCGAGTCTATTGACAAAAACTTAACTGATAAGAAGCCGATACAAAACCCTATGAATAATGACCCTGTATCTCCCATAAAAATCTTCCTGTTTTTAGACAAATTGAAACGTATGTAACCAATAAGTATTCCTAGAAAGCAAAGACAAAGTAAAAAATAGAATTCTAAACCAAAAATTAGAAACAAGAAACCATAAACACTAAATATTACTATACCAATGATTGAAGCTAACCCATCAATACCGTCAATCATATTAAATGAATTAATTATGGTTAAAATAATCAATGTAACTAAAATGTAAGCTGCAAAGTCTGGTATTACACCAATTCCCATAAACCCACCCAAAGAACTTACTTTAAGACAGTTACAAAATAATATCATACCTATCGCTAGCACTTCACTTATTATTTTTGCTCTTGGCGTAGAAACTACCAAATCATCTTTGAGGCCAACAGCGAACATTAAACCGAGTGCAGCAATTAAGTTAATACCAACTCCAGTAGTGTCCCAAGGTTTTATTATAATAAGAACAAATATGACTGTTAGAAAAAACGAAACTCCTGCCATTGTGGGTGTAGATTCTATGTGAGAACTTCTATGATCTGGACGATCAATTAAATCCATACTCTTAACAATCCATCTAATTTTGTTAATCAAAATGGTAACTATAAAAGCAGAACTCAACAAAGTCACTGAAGCAACAATGTATAGGTTGTTCATAATGTAATTGGTTTGATTAATAGCAAAAAGTAACCTGAAAATGAAACAAATTACAACAATACGTATCTGGTTCACAACTCAATTTAACTTTCATTAATATACTACCTTTTTTATCGCTTTACTTCATTATCATTACTACAAATAGCATACAAAGAGTTGTTTTAGTCAAACCGTTTAATTAAGCAGACAAAATACTTATAACTCATGCGTTTATCTGTTTTTTTTCTTTTCATCATATATTGAACAATCCTATAATCTTAGTGTATAGGTAAAGTATAGGTGTTTAAGTAGTGTCTTATTGTAAATTAAGTCAGAATTATCTGTATAAACTATTAATTATGACTAGAGAATTAAACTTTCATCGTAGAACTAATTGGAGCTAGTTTGATATTTAAATAAAGTATCGAGCCTATAAATTTATAAAAACAAAAAAAGTCGAAACTTTCGTTTCGACTTTTCTCTGTACTGAAGACGGGACTTGAACCCGTACGTCCTAATGGACATTGGATTTTAAGTCCAACGTGTCTACCAATTCCACCACTTCAGCATCCTGATTACAGCAATGTAATCAAATTGGTATATTTTAAAGAATAGAGCGAAAGATGGGATTTGAACCCACGACCTCCACCTTGGCAAGGTGATGCTCTACCCCTGAGCTACTTTCGCAATTTTAAAAAGAACTATTACGCTTTTAAAGCGGATGCAAATTTAAAATATTTCTGAGAAAAGCAAAGCCTTTTTTTAAAATAAATAGAATTTATTTTAAGCCTGTTTTTTCTTTATCAACATACGCTTAATTTCATTGAGCTTCATTAAGGCCTCAACTGGTGTTAACGTATCTATATCTGTATGCAAGATTTCGTCTTTTATTTCAACTAACAAAGGATCATCTAGGTTAAAGAAACTCAATTGCAAATCATCCTTCAATGATTTCACCTTATCTGTTAACTCCTCACTAGAATGTGATTTCTCTAACTTAGAAAGAATTTTATTCGCACGTCGAATGACTTGCTGTGGCATTCCTGCCATTTTTGCTACATGAATACCAAAACTATGCTCACTTCCGCCTTCTATTAACTTACGTACAAAAAGTACATTATCTTTTAGCTCTTTCACAGCAACATTGAAATTCTTGATCCTATCAAAGGTCTCAGTCATTTCGTTTAACTCGTGATAATGAGTAGCAAATAAGGTTTTTGGCTTTGCAGGATGCTCATGCAAATACTCACTAATTGCCCAAGCAATAGAAATACCATCATAAGTACTAGTTCCTCTTCCTATTTCATCAAGAAGTACTAAACTTCTGTCTGATATATTATTAAGAATAGAAGCAGTTTCATTCATTTCTACCATAAATGTAGATTCACCCATTGAAATATTATCACTTGCTCCAACTCTTGTGAAAATTTTATCTACTAGGCCAATTCTAGCTTCTTTTGCAGGAACAAAACTTCCTATTTGCGCTAATAGAACAATTAATGCTGTTTGTCGTAAAATAGCTGACTTACCAGACATATTAGGTCCTGTAATCATAATGATTTGCTGCAATTCTCTATCTAAATACAAATCATTTGCTATATACGCTTCGCCTAAAGGCAATTGTTTTTCTATAACGGGATGACGACCATCTTTTATCTCTAAATCGAAACTATCATCTATCTGAGGATATATATATTTATTTGTCTTCGCCAAACTTGCAAAACCACATAAACAATCTAATTGACCAATCAGCTGCGCATTTTGCTGGACCTGAATTATAAACTGATGCATCCAAAGTACTAATTCGGAAAATAGTTGCTGTTCAATTGCTAAAATACGTTCTTCAGCACCTAAAATTTTAGCTTCATATTCTTTAAGTTTTTCCGTTATATAGCGTTCTGCATTAACAAGTGTTTGTTTTCTAATCCACTCTTCCGGAACTTTATCTTTATGCGAATTTCGCACTTCGATATAATAACCAAATACATTATTTGAAGCAATTTTTAAAGACGAAATTCCTGTACGTTGGCTTTCGCGTTGCAACATATTATCAAGATAGTCTTTTCCAGATTTTGATAGGCCTCTTAAGTCATCTAGTTCTTGAGAAAAGCCTTCGGCAATTGTATTCCCTTTTAAAACGTTAACAGGAGCGTCTTCATTTAGGGTTTGTTTAATTTTTTCGCGGAGTAAATCACAATTATTCAAGCTTTCACCTAAAACCTTTAAAGCTTCATTATCACAAGCTTCGGCAATTGATTTTATTGGCACTATAGCTTCTAATGAATTTTTAAGTTGAATCACTTCTCGTGGACTTACTTTTGCGGTAGCAATCTTAGAAATTAAGCGTTCAATATCCCCAATATGCTTAATCTGTCCTTGATTCTTTTGAAGTACAGATTCATTATCTAACAAAAACCTAACAACTTCGTGGCGCTGTTTAATTTTATCTGCATGCTTTAATGGAAGTGCAAGCCAACGCTTTAAAGTTCTACCTCCCATAGCAGAAATAGTCTTATC
Coding sequences within:
- a CDS encoding GNAT family N-acetyltransferase, which gives rise to MNSYKVLHNQVFSNDEFSIVPIRYEDRMDILKWRNEQIYHLRQDKPLTRENQEVYFKSVVSELFSKESPSQILFSYMENDACIGYGGLVHINWVDKHAEISFIMNTILEQDYFSKHWTIFLKLIEEVAFKELQLHKLVTYAFDLRPHLYEIIENAGFVREAVLKEHCLFNDSYLDVIMHGKINKVNVSKA
- the mutS gene encoding DNA mismatch repair protein MutS; this translates as MAKKVKKVTPLMKQYNAIKVKYPDALLLFRVGDFYETFGSDAVKASKILDIILTKRGAGSESETELAGFPHHSLNTYLPKLVRAGERVAICDQLEDPKQTKTIVKRGVTELVTPGVAFNDDILHSKSNNFLAAVYFEKKNIGVSFLDISTGEFLTSQGNAEYIDKLLQNFSPSEVLISKQSRKEFVETFGNDFHTFYLEDWVFQADYANETLIKHFNTNTLKGFGIEDLYEGIIASGVVLHYLGETRHNKLEHIATISRIATDDYVWMDKFTIRNLELYHSTNANAVTLINVIDKTISAMGGRTLKRWLALPLKHADKIKQRHEVVRFLLDNESVLQKNQGQIKHIGDIERLISKIATAKVSPREVIQLKNSLEAIVPIKSIAEACDNEALKVLGESLNNCDLLREKIKQTLNEDAPVNVLKGNTIAEGFSQELDDLRGLSKSGKDYLDNMLQRESQRTGISSLKIASNNVFGYYIEVRNSHKDKVPEEWIRKQTLVNAERYITEKLKEYEAKILGAEERILAIEQQLFSELVLWMHQFIIQVQQNAQLIGQLDCLCGFASLAKTNKYIYPQIDDSFDLEIKDGRHPVIEKQLPLGEAYIANDLYLDRELQQIIMITGPNMSGKSAILRQTALIVLLAQIGSFVPAKEARIGLVDKIFTRVGASDNISMGESTFMVEMNETASILNNISDRSLVLLDEIGRGTSTYDGISIAWAISEYLHEHPAKPKTLFATHYHELNEMTETFDRIKNFNVAVKELKDNVLFVRKLIEGGSEHSFGIHVAKMAGMPQQVIRRANKILSKLEKSHSSEELTDKVKSLKDDLQLSFFNLDDPLLVEIKDEILHTDIDTLTPVEALMKLNEIKRMLIKKKQA
- a CDS encoding cytidylyltransferase domain-containing protein; protein product: MELRTILVTQARTGSTRLPGKVLKEVNGKSLLQIHLDRISKSVRIDEIVVATTTNDKDAIIYNNAIEWDYKSFRGSEENVLDRFYHAVKDENADWIVRVTSDCPLLDPQLLDEVIEFAQNHNYDYVSNGLIEHFPDGQDVEVFKFLALEKAWKNATLVSELEHVTPYIINNSDVRGGNIFRSINYDCKQDFSHIRMTVDESRDFDLIEHLILELGTEKTWLEYTDYIEAHNLTKMNDQIIRNEGLIKSLKKDING
- a CDS encoding GNAT family N-acetyltransferase — protein: MNNIDLESERLTFKRVSNEHISNEYVSWINDPEVNMYIETRGNYTLELLKAYVEEQYKNEIFFWAIHLKSTKKHIGNIKIDPIDYKTNFGDYGILMGDKTNWGKGYGKEATLRILDYCFNEIKLSKVKLGVIEDNNKAVELYKNIGFKIDGVTRDIGVYNNKLCNSLNMSLDVEDFK
- a CDS encoding aldo/keto reductase; translated protein: MSKTLNNKLILGTVQMGLAYGINNTIGKVSLEDSHAIFDHAYDNGITMLDSAEAYGNAHEVIGSFHKKNPTKLFQIITKLPHQFDTEIKDKVDRYLNDLKVRQLHALLFHSFSSYKENINNFNSLIQLKASGKIKYVGVSVYNNEEIEEVIINEQVDIIQLPFNLFDNSNLRGDIIAKAKAKGKIIHTRSALLQGLFFKDVNSDHQTVRRLKTELMQLSNITKNRKSSVAELALNYCIHQKSIDNVLIGVDSREQLVNNISVLNPTIGQDIVQEINNIKVSDINLLNPSLWN
- the pseB gene encoding UDP-N-acetylglucosamine 4,6-dehydratase (inverting): MLENKSILITGGTGSLGKALTAHILQNWPGVRKLVIFSRDEQKQYLMEQDYPVSKFPQIRFFIGDVRDRERLVRAFRDVDYVIHAAAMKHVHIAEYNPDECVKTNVGGAENVIQAALQTNVQNVVALSTDKACAPINLYGATKLTSDKLFVAANNIRGKHNIKFSVVRYGNVMGSNGSVIPFFLKKRKEGILPITEKSMTRFNISLQGGVDMVMHAMKSAWGGEIFIPKIPSYKITDVADAIGPNCEHKVVGIRPGEKIHEEMITSSDAFFTYDLGKYYVILPQTPMWKKDEFISNFKAKLVPEGFAYNSGKNTEWESVESLRTLIKKHVDSNFKVE
- the pseC gene encoding UDP-4-amino-4,6-dideoxy-N-acetyl-beta-L-altrosamine transaminase, giving the protein MKAIPYGRQHITDEDIQEVLKTLTSDYLTQGPKIAEFEEAFANYVGCKYAVALANGTAALHLCTMALDVKEGDKVITTPITFAASANCVRYCGGEVVFSDIDPETYLLDIHKVRQLLEQSPIGTYKGIIPVDFAGRAHNLEEFRVLADEYNLWIIEDACHAPGGYFKNNQNNVVKCGNGSYADLSIFSFHPVKHIASGEGGMITTNDKQLYEKLKQFRTHGIVKDNNAYQNSIELAGGIDEYPGWYMEMQNLGYNYRITDFQAALGLSQLSRANEGVSKRREIASKYFNAFKNKQFIKGQSDVVDGHAYHLYVIEVEDRLGLYEYLRRNNIYAQIHYIPCHLMPYYQKFGWKQGDFPNAENYYKHCISLPMYPTLTGEEQAYVIEKINMFYNE
- a CDS encoding glycosyltransferase family 4 protein, with the protein product MNNLYIVASVTLLSSAFIVTILINKIRWIVKSMDLIDRPDHRSSHIESTPTMAGVSFFLTVIFVLIIIKPWDTTGVGINLIAALGLMFAVGLKDDLVVSTPRAKIISEVLAIGMILFCNCLKVSSLGGFMGIGVIPDFAAYILVTLIILTIINSFNMIDGIDGLASIIGIVIFSVYGFLFLIFGLEFYFLLCLCFLGILIGYIRFNLSKNRKIFMGDTGSLFIGFCIGFLSVKFLSIDSKLFQEFSFIPSNKLIIIAAIFFIPLFDIIRVISIRLINKNSPFKADNNHIHHVLINSGLSHFKASLFLGSLNLILASVFIFLSRSYGSFEMIGFYLLAFILLLIVFYKLKRNIEKGNRFRYLVSAIQFLF
- a CDS encoding aminotransferase class III-fold pyridoxal phosphate-dependent enzyme, encoding MGKGQDLYRKAKTLIPGGTMLLSKRPEMFLPEHWPSYFSKSKGCKVWDLDGKELIDMSIMGIGTNTLGYGNDEVDAAVIETVKRGNMSTLNCPEEVQLAEQLVEMNPWADMVRFARTGGEANSIAIRIARAASGKDNVAICGYHGWHDWYLSANHNGGDDLSAHLIPGLSPKGVPRNLKNSVFPFHYNNYEELLEIVENNDIGVIKMEVMRNFGPENNFLQKVRDLATQKNIVLIFDECSSGFRETFGGIYQKFKVNPDMIMMGKTIGNGYALTAVVGRKSVMEAAQTTFISSTFWTERIGPSAAVATLKEMQRIKSWEIITETGNKIQNGWSSLAETHNLDITISGISAMTTYGFNSNNALAYKTYITQEMLKRGFLASTHFYACTAHNDEHIDSYFNALDSIYATISKCESETLNIYDLLDGPVCHSGFKRLN